Proteins from one Desulfonema limicola genomic window:
- a CDS encoding BrnT family toxin, protein MKLKFNWDPDKADKNIGKHGVSFDESESVFDDPMLITVIDDEHSIDEERYITVGLSKHGRLLMVAHTDREGRIRIISSRKATKKEERFYADSE, encoded by the coding sequence ATGAAACTTAAATTCAATTGGGATCCGGATAAAGCAGATAAAAATATCGGAAAACATGGTGTTTCGTTTGATGAATCAGAGTCAGTCTTTGATGATCCGATGTTAATAACAGTAATTGATGATGAGCATTCAATTGACGAAGAACGATATATCACCGTTGGTTTGTCAAAACATGGAAGGCTTCTGATGGTGGCACATACAGATCGGGAAGGACGAATCCGGATTATCAGTTCACGTAAGGCAACCAAAAAAGAGGAACGATTTTATGCAGACTCCGAATAA
- a CDS encoding nucleotidyltransferase domain-containing protein — protein sequence MLQIPAEIKHIIDTYLLELNRHNIPIREAILFGSYAKGNYHEWSDIDIALVSEIFTGYWIDDKDKIRKITLSVSSRLEIIPFTLADFNQHNPLVKEILTTGMKLTHQMPG from the coding sequence ATGCTTCAAATCCCTGCTGAAATAAAACATATAATTGATACCTATCTGCTTGAACTGAACCGGCATAATATTCCAATCAGGGAAGCAATACTTTTCGGCAGTTATGCAAAAGGTAATTATCATGAATGGAGCGATATTGATATTGCCCTGGTTTCAGAAATATTTACCGGATATTGGATAGATGATAAGGATAAAATACGAAAAATTACGCTGTCTGTCAGCAGCAGGCTGGAAATAATTCCTTTTACACTGGCAGATTTCAATCAGCATAATCCATTGGTAAAAGAAATATTAACAACAGGAATGAAATTGACGCATCAGATGCCGGGTTGA
- a CDS encoding HEPN domain-containing protein, whose amino-acid sequence MTKEEHIIYWLDSSQHDIESAEIIFNSGRYDWCLFVGHLALEKILKAVFVNRNDNNIPPKIHNLVRLAELSQIELDDEQKFLLDKINDFNIQTRYPDYRLEFYKRCNAEYAEVHFTRIKDFYTCFKSLLK is encoded by the coding sequence ATGACAAAAGAAGAACATATAATATATTGGCTTGATAGTTCTCAACACGATATTGAATCAGCAGAAATAATATTCAATTCAGGAAGATATGATTGGTGCCTGTTTGTCGGACATTTGGCATTAGAGAAAATTTTGAAGGCAGTATTTGTTAACAGAAATGACAATAATATACCGCCAAAGATTCATAATCTTGTAAGATTAGCTGAACTATCACAAATTGAATTAGATGATGAGCAGAAATTTCTACTCGACAAGATCAATGATTTCAACATCCAGACACGATATCCCGATTACAGGCTTGAATTTTACAAACGGTGTAATGCAGAATATGCAGAAGTTCATTTTACCAGGATAAAGGATTTTTATACATGCTTCAAATCCCTGCTGAAATAA
- a CDS encoding Uma2 family endonuclease — MESTQTMPQVSSSILKGYLPSDISAEDEYCEFSEDGRAVSEEEYWEKYYEHPYFSYEWNNGYLEVKPLTTYDGVNLNLWFSDLLRNFLKINRIAKVITYEFAFRLHGNKVNSIRKPDIGVVLNNNPVPLLSRNQSYAGICDMCIEVLSYSSLKEVVRDIIEKKREYERTGVKEYYILDDRKLETAFYRLNKAGVYESIKPFKDGIIQSQVLPGFQFRISDLYTLPPDIEMVKHDVYKPFIMTHYQAERQKAEQERQRAEQERQRAEQEKRKAEQEKQRAEMLAAKLRELGVSVGDINNV; from the coding sequence ATGGAATCAACACAAACAATGCCTCAAGTATCCAGCAGTATTTTAAAAGGTTATCTGCCGTCAGATATTTCTGCTGAAGATGAGTATTGTGAATTTTCAGAAGACGGGCGGGCTGTATCTGAAGAAGAATACTGGGAAAAATACTACGAGCATCCTTATTTCAGCTATGAATGGAACAACGGATACCTGGAGGTTAAGCCTTTGACCACTTATGACGGTGTTAATTTGAATTTATGGTTTTCCGATTTGTTGAGGAACTTTCTTAAAATCAATAGGATTGCCAAGGTTATTACCTATGAATTTGCTTTCAGACTTCATGGAAATAAAGTAAATTCAATTCGTAAACCTGATATTGGAGTTGTTTTGAATAATAACCCCGTTCCCCTTTTGTCAAGAAACCAGTCATATGCCGGGATATGTGATATGTGTATTGAGGTTCTTTCCTATTCATCTCTAAAAGAAGTGGTACGGGATATTATTGAGAAAAAAAGGGAATATGAAAGAACAGGGGTAAAAGAATATTATATATTAGATGACAGGAAACTGGAAACAGCGTTTTACAGGTTAAACAAAGCCGGTGTATATGAATCTATCAAACCCTTTAAAGACGGTATAATCCAGTCTCAAGTTCTGCCGGGTTTTCAATTTAGAATTTCCGATCTTTACACCCTTCCTCCTGATATTGAAATGGTAAAGCATGATGTTTATAAACCATTTATTATGACCCATTACCAGGCTGAAAGACAGAAAGCCGAGCAGGAAAGACAGCGTGCCGAGCAGGAAAGACAGCGTGCCGAACAAGAAAAGCGGAAAGCCGAACAAGAAAAGCAGCGTGCAGAAATGCTTGCCGCAAAACTGAGGGAACTAGGGGTATCAGTTGGTGATATTAATAATGTTTGA
- a CDS encoding Rpn family recombination-promoting nuclease/putative transposase has protein sequence MKFIDPRIDFAFKKIFGSEDTKEILISFLESLLELEGDKRIREIQIGDPYLMPRIEVLKLSILDVKCTDHRGVSYIVEMQIRKTRAFLKRIQYNASKTYVNQISKADDYPKLNQVIAVTITDFSIFDPKDVSHYVSCHITTEKENGGHFLNGIVYYFIELSKFDKTDKVPDNILDKWIYFIKMAGELESVPEKMREEPFDKAFEKAMLANMTLEESEYYDKACMAVADARGAIELALEEGMEKERVIIARKMLKKGTDIEYISEITGFTLEQIQHL, from the coding sequence ATGAAATTCATAGATCCAAGAATAGATTTTGCGTTTAAAAAGATTTTTGGAAGCGAAGACACCAAAGAAATCCTGATAAGCTTTCTTGAAAGTCTTTTAGAGCTTGAAGGCGATAAGCGCATTCGTGAAATTCAAATCGGTGATCCTTACCTGATGCCGAGAATAGAGGTTTTAAAGCTTTCTATTTTAGATGTCAAATGTACGGATCACCGCGGCGTAAGCTATATTGTTGAGATGCAGATCAGGAAAACAAGGGCTTTTTTAAAACGTATTCAATATAATGCCTCAAAAACATATGTAAATCAAATATCAAAGGCAGATGATTACCCAAAGCTGAATCAGGTTATTGCTGTTACAATTACTGATTTTTCAATTTTTGATCCAAAAGATGTCAGTCATTATGTGTCATGTCATATTACAACTGAAAAAGAAAACGGGGGACATTTTTTAAACGGCATTGTTTATTACTTTATTGAGCTTTCCAAATTTGATAAAACAGATAAAGTCCCTGATAATATTCTTGATAAATGGATATATTTTATTAAAATGGCAGGAGAACTTGAGTCTGTCCCAGAAAAAATGAGGGAAGAACCTTTTGACAAGGCTTTTGAAAAAGCCATGCTGGCTAATATGACCCTTGAAGAATCTGAATATTACGACAAGGCATGTATGGCAGTGGCAGATGCCAGGGGAGCGATAGAATTGGCTTTGGAAGAGGGCATGGAAAAAGAGAGGGTTATAATTGCAAGGAAAATGTTAAAAAAAGGAACAGATATTGAGTATATCAGTGAAATAACAGGCTTCACCTTAGAACAAATTCAGCACTTATAA
- a CDS encoding type II toxin-antitoxin system Phd/YefM family antitoxin, which yields MIEGEKAVLMLLDEFNSWQETLYLLSNPANAEHLHKSIQQAGEGKTFEKELIEL from the coding sequence ATGATAGAAGGTGAAAAAGCCGTTTTAATGTTACTGGATGAGTTTAACTCATGGCAGGAAACTTTATATCTGCTGTCCAATCCTGCAAATGCGGAACATCTTCATAAATCAATACAGCAGGCAGGAGAAGGGAAAACATTTGAAAAAGAACTGATTGAACTATGA
- a CDS encoding Uma2 family endonuclease — MKAMQILPETGLPQPPDFFINDDYYKYSEEGRAVSEEEYWEKYCIHPDYNYEWNNGCLEVKPRILSPDGIFLWGWFFKLIKNFIENYPDAEILLIKTGFTPFKKEKPVYQMEMGVILNTNPVPIVSDSFSYPGICDMCIEIISCLSSEEIKCYTAGKKKEHEAAGVKEYFILDDKRKDMCFFRLNKLGVYEHIEPFDGDIIRSDVLPGFQFRISDLYTLPPDIEMVKHDVYKPFIMTHYQAEKQRADQEKQKAEQERQRADKFAAKLKELGISVDDV; from the coding sequence ATGAAAGCAATGCAGATACTGCCTGAAACAGGACTGCCTCAGCCGCCTGATTTTTTTATTAATGATGATTATTATAAATATTCAGAGGAGGGCCGGGCTGTATCTGAAGAAGAATATTGGGAAAAATATTGTATTCATCCTGATTATAATTATGAATGGAATAATGGCTGTCTTGAAGTAAAGCCAAGAATATTAAGTCCTGATGGAATATTTCTTTGGGGATGGTTTTTCAAGCTTATAAAAAATTTTATCGAAAATTATCCTGATGCTGAAATCCTGCTGATTAAAACAGGGTTCACCCCGTTTAAGAAAGAAAAACCTGTTTATCAAATGGAGATGGGCGTAATTCTAAACACAAATCCTGTGCCTATTGTATCGGATAGTTTTTCATATCCTGGAATTTGCGATATGTGTATTGAAATTATTTCCTGTTTATCTTCAGAGGAAATAAAGTGTTATACTGCTGGAAAGAAAAAGGAACATGAAGCAGCAGGCGTGAAAGAGTATTTCATTCTTGATGATAAGCGAAAGGATATGTGTTTTTTCAGGCTGAATAAGCTTGGGGTATATGAGCATATTGAACCCTTTGACGGAGATATTATCCGTTCCGATGTTCTGCCTGGTTTTCAATTCCGAATTTCTGACCTTTACACCCTTCCTCCTGATATTGAAATGGTAAAGCATGATGTTTATAAACCATTTATTATGACCCATTACCAGGCTGAAAAGCAGCGGGCAGACCAGGAAAAGCAGAAAGCCGAGCAGGAAAGACAGCGAGCCGACAAATTTGCAGCAAAGCTGAAAGAACTGGGGATTTCTGTTGATGATGTATGA